The following DNA comes from Triplophysa dalaica isolate WHDGS20190420 chromosome 5, ASM1584641v1, whole genome shotgun sequence.
tgaacagTAAGCAAATGATTAAAACAGGAAGCATGTGGACAGTTCACCCATggatgaaaaatctgtcaccaTTTAATCACCTTCAGGTTGTTCCGAACCTGTCAAAATGGCGTTGTTCTGCGGAACAAAAAGGaagatagttggaagaatgtcagtaaccgaacagatctcattccccatttactaacatagtagggaaaataaatactatgggagtcaatggaggaTGAGACCTGTTCGGTTCCTGACGTTCTTCCAAGTATCTTCCTTTGTGGTTAGCAGAACAACGTCATTTTTACAGTAGTGAGTAAACgtttacagaattttcctttttgggtgaagtatcccttcaatgtgtaattttgtaaatgtgtaaCAGTTACTATGGATTTTGTTGTGATTTATAAACTATTTGTCTGAAATGTAAGAAAATGAATCTAAGAAATGTTTGCATTGTGACAGGATACTGCAGTTCTAAGGAAAGTCATGCAACTGCAAGCAAAATTTTAGATCTTTTTTCTTTAggcaaaataacatttacttgATTTAGTCTTTCGACATATAAATGTGCTTTTGTGACATTCATCCTAATATTTCTCCGTCCCTTTTCAAACAGTGTCTCTGTgtttcacacattcacacaaaacaaacacgctCATAGTCACTTCTCGAGCATCACGGTAGCATTAGGAGAGAGGAACTTCCTGTTATGTGAGAGCTGactacacagagacacacaccgATTCTTTTTCAGTTATCACCCCACCCTTTTTTAACAGGAAGCCGTTTTCCCCCATTTCCAACGCTGGGAGGAAACATCTGTAGCTTATTTCCAAACTCCaatacgcacacacatacacggaGAAAATCCCAAAAGTGCCCTAAAAATCTTAATTCAACAGCATTACAAATTCATTCCTAGTATGATTCTTTCAGTGCTTCAAAACCGCAGGTATAGAAAATGGAAAGAAAGAAGAATAGCTCTTCGAGAGAAAACAAAATCTAGACAAGCCACAACATTTTTCCACAGCGGCCAATGACGGATGGGATCGACGGTCATGTGATCAACCAGAACGCACGCCGGGGGAGGAAGTGAGAGTgggggagtgtgtgtgtgttacagcaCATGAAAAGTGCACATCGTGAACTGTCACTATTCTTTTGGAGGCGGAGCCAAACAGTCGCTGTGGTTACCTTAATCATTTCCTGCTGGTGAGCGATGTTTACAGTAAAGACCGGACCCTCCCCTCAAAAGCAAGATGAGCGTACATACAGTTTGCTTTTCTGTcttttcaacacacacacacacatataagcACAAACCCTACACACTCCCCCGGGCCAGAACAGGAAGTATCCACAGGATTTCCCCTCTCGCTCACGAGAAGACTGAAACGCGACACCCAACACAGAATAAAGACGAGCATGCTCTCTAAAGAAATCACTTTgtagaacacacacaaaaacataaataaatctcTAATCCATATTCCCTTTTTATAGGTTTGAAACCTGCACCCTCAGTGCATTCTGGGAGTTTTTGTGCATACCTGAAAGAGTGACCCGTGGCCCTGGAGTCTCGCGGGGCTCAAAGGTGCTACGGGACTCAGACTGCTCCAGAAATGAATGGAGGACAGGAGAGGACTGGGAGTCAACAGCAGACCGGAGGgagtctggagagagagagagaggaggtatTGTGAAAGGGGCTGAACATAAGCAGAACCGTAAGATATTTGTAATAGTCACTGAAGTCGTGGATCATGAATTCTTGATGTCTTTTCGAAACGTTTGCAAGGCTTATGTGAGTCTCTGCTTGTCTCGACGCGTCAGAGTTCGTCTTCGCTTCGGGTTGCAGGCTATATAACCCATGATGCAGAAATAAAGTATGAGTACCACTAAAACGGTAACTTTTCAAAGGTTTTATCCATTTTTTTAGCCAAGCAAATCTAAAAAGACGAATGAAATCTATCCAGATAACAGACGTCACTTGATAAACATCTGTTCTTGCATCTTGCATTTTGCTCACACACAATCTTTTGCACAATCTCAGAGCAATTCATAATTTTTCAGCTAATTTTGGCTtatttaacatgaattaatGAGAGATCAAGCTtgaaataactgtttaaattaGCAAGACAAAAGTCTTTGTAACAACTTGCACCAATCCTAAAAAAGTGTTCTTTTTCACCCGACATCATTGCATACTCAAACCCTTGTCTAAAATCCTAAAGTTccatattatatattttcctCGTTTAATATCCTGTTCCGCTCGAAATACAGGATGCGTTTTGTGTTGACTTTGaagggaaagaaaaagaaacgtCTACGGGAGCGCGTTGCATCCCATGGGTCATAAACTTTGGACCGGCGGGTTGTGGCTGCAGGGAAGCATGCAAAAtcaatttctctctctcgctttcccTGTTTTTCCTCTGTCCTGTGTCACCGTGCCGTACTGTGCGAGATTACGAACATATGGCTTTACTTATAGGTCTCTCTTCATTCTCATACCTGCCTGTCTGTCTTTAACCTCGAACCGTCTCACTCTTTGTCTCTTTACAAACTCGTCTTACTGCCACACGTTTCCCACTACACGCCCAGAAAACACCGAAAGTTTACTGTAATACCAGTATAggtgtgtttcttaaataccGGTGTGAAACAGAGCTCGAGTGGACGTTTCTATTATGTTCAGCTGTATCTCGGATTCGTAAGCTTCCTTGTTGTGAGCTACCTAAGTAGTTAGCTGCCTTCATAGTTGAAATGTCTTTGAAACACCCTATGTAGGTGGCATGCAGAGACTCAAATAGGTAGTGGatcaaaacatgaaaattctctGGTGATCGACATTATTTTGTTAGAGCGAGTTTGTTGCAATGCGTTCTGGGTGTTCGAGTGCTATATTGCGTGTAGGTTTTAGTACCTGTGCAGTGAAAAAAGCTGGCGTTAGTGACCCTGAGGGTAGCGCTGGGCTGTTGAGGGCGATGGAGCCCAAGTCACTTCCTGAAAGCAGTATGGACGGGGCGGAGATTTCCAGCCCTCTGGGTTTCCTCGGTTTGAGAGGAAATCCATTGCTGCCGGTCCTCCTCTCGGGCGGCGTGGCCCGGTTCTGAGCTCGCTCCCTGTGGCCAGACGATAAATTCAGAGGCTGAACGCTCTGTTCCGATTCGTCTAAATGAGCCTCTGGATGCCTCGGCCGCATCGTATAGatgggactgtgacagggggaggGGCTGCGAGAAGAGCAGGGAGAGGGTGGCGGTGAGGAGGAGAGTGAAGCGACCTTATCTGTTCGATTGCCGAACCGAATCACCGTCGGCCCCTCCTCTCCTCGCTGTTTCTCGATTTTTATGGGACGCAGCAGCGGAGGCGGGCTTTGGAGGGAGCTGACAGTGAAGGATGAGTACAGACCAGAGTGCAGATACTCATTTCTAAAGGCGGGGCTTCTCAGGGATAGTTTCGGAGACTCCTCCCCTTCGCCGCAATCGGACTCCGCCTCCTGCAACATCCCACCCCCAGAGATGTGAGCCCCTTCGCGGCCGAGCTCGACGGCTTGAGGGTCCATTTTGAGAATGTCAGGGAACGAAAcaaatttataaacaaacttcTGGCCGATCACCTTCTTGATGATATTctgcaaaaaaagagaaaacacaacgtGGATTAGGAAGGCATCGTCCGGAGGAATTGTGTGACGATGTCTGAGCGTGTGTAACCTTGTCGTAATAGTAGCGTAGTGCTCTGCTTAGTTTGTCGTAGTTCATGTTGGTCTTGTTCTTGCGAAGGCCCCAGAGTTTGGCCACTTCTTCGGACTTGAGCAGTTTGAACTCGCCGTCATTGGAGGTCCAGCAAATCAAGTGCTTGTGGCTTTGGTCTAGCAGTAGCTGCAGCAAAAACTGCCACAGCGTGATGGCACTCTCCATATCTGTCAGACAAAAAGTAACACAATTAATTATGAGAAGCTAAAGAGAGATTGTAGTCATTCTACAACCGATAGGGATGGGGATTGGTTTAAGCCAGAACTAGACCTTAGtcaaattaggatatttaagtcgtttctaaaaacatactttacaaaaatactAGACAAAACAAGATGTGTCAGTTGTTTTCAATCAAGAAACGGTaaaaagttagtctgggactaggcttAAGCCTAATCTTGTTATTGTGTGCTGTATGCTTGCAGCAATACTAATGGtttattttacataacattACATAACATATAAGTTTGTTTATAGTTGACATTTCTCTGCTTCTCTACCAGAGGATTATTTCAAAGCACGGGAGATtcgatggagttctcagttgtgttttaaGTCTTTATTTAAGCAAGTCTCGGATTTCTCAAAATTTTGCATTGgggatataaaatgaaaacaaatgagagAATTGTTAAAATACAGTCAGAGTATCTAAAGGTCAAATGAATGTACGATGCAGAGGTAAAAGAATCTTGATTGGGGTTAATTTGTTGAGAAATGTTGGAgtttatactgaaaactgcagacttgacaaatctgagctcagtttgtcaCAATGTTGAGATCTTTCCTGTAtctctaatggagacatttctGAGACTTCTGGCTCTTTTATccagagaaatatctgagatctAGGTCAACCGAGTTTCTTGCGGTCCTTCAAATCTCAATGCTGTCGggaagatatatatatatatatatattattgggCAAATAAAGGTGCCCTGAGGACGTGCTCTTATGACCCTAACAAGGTTTAATATCAGCAGGAAGGTCCTATGGCACAGTAACGCCTAATTTAGTTAGACATGTGCCCGGTTTTAATTGATCTGATATTCAGACTCTTATCGATGAACAAGAATCCATCCTCTCGCTTTTAATTTCCCTTTTCTCTCTGCGTACTTCCTTTTCTCTTCATTCCTGCGTGCCCTCCCACAAACTCGGCAAGCATTTCCTGTTCTGTTGCACATTAACGCACGGGCTCGTAAACAACAAAGGATCTCAGCCAGAAACCGAACGCAGACACGGCAACAGCTTCACCTCTTGCAAATGAGCCACATGTTTAGCATCGACCGTCCCACTGACACGAGGTCAGTTTACAGCACGCAGACACTCAAAAGAGGTTCAGAAGGTGTCCATGCAAAGGTAGCGCAATATGGACAAATTTACTACCAAGGTAAATATGGAGTTTGTCCGTTTGTAAGACCTTGTTTGTGAACATAAAGAGTAAAGAGACCAGGTGGAGATAAGAGGGTTAAGAGAGGGCAGAACACTTCATTCTAATGCAACCCATACATCACAAAACACTGGTAGCAGACACAAAATGAATACTGgcctgagttttttttcaaagaatacGGAGACACAGTGAACTTTTTTTGACACTTAAGAAGTGCTAACCACCCCAGAACACATTTGCATCACGGCGGTCATGTATCGCTCATGTTTTGTTCTGCAATTATACAAATCTAGTTTACGGGTACACACACATGTAACAGATCTTTATCTGACCTCGACACAGGTGCGTCAAAAAAATAGCTGCTGAACCTGAATAACatagaaatgacaagaggtcgAACACTTCCTTTTTTTGGGTTTAATCCGTGAACGTCAACTGAATCTTTGTGATGTTCAAACAAAGGCCGTCAAGTGCATGCAGACGCAGATCTTTTTATTTACTGGACGGCAGCCTATCTAGGAGATAAGGACTGATCAATAGTCTAGTTTTGTGAATGAGATTGAGAACGGATATCTGCGGAAAAGCTGACAGGAAACCACAATCTCATAAAACGCAGGACCTCCACAAAGATATGCATTCAGATTCCAAGAAACGTCAAAATCCTCGGCCGTAACCAAAACCGTACATTTCTGATCTCTGTACTTTTGACAACGAAATT
Coding sequences within:
- the elk3 gene encoding ETS domain-containing protein Elk-3, translating into MESAITLWQFLLQLLLDQSHKHLICWTSNDGEFKLLKSEEVAKLWGLRKNKTNMNYDKLSRALRYYYDKNIIKKVIGQKFVYKFVSFPDILKMDPQAVELGREGAHISGGGMLQEAESDCGEGEESPKLSLRSPAFRNEYLHSGLYSSFTVSSLQSPPPLLRPIKIEKQRGEEGPTVIRFGNRTDKVASLSSSPPPSPCSSRSPSPCHSPIYTMRPRHPEAHLDESEQSVQPLNLSSGHRERAQNRATPPERRTGSNGFPLKPRKPRGLEISAPSILLSGSDLGSIALNSPALPSGSLTPAFFTAQTPSGLLLTPSPLLSSIHFWSSLSPVAPLSPARLQGHGSLFQFPTLLNGPLPVPLPNLDRSSPPSSLLLSSGAQKS